The Clostridium sp. DL-VIII DNA window GTAGCAGCTTCTATAACTCCACCTGTTCTACCAAAGATAATTCCAGCTCCAGTATACTCACCCATTACTGTATCTATCTCTTCATCTTCAAGATTTTTTAAATCTATTCCTGAATTTTCAAATATTTTTATAAGTTCTCTTGTTGTAATAACATAATCAACATCATAATTCATATCAACAGAGAATTCTGGTCTTGATGCTTCATATTTTTTTGCTATACAAGGCATAATAGCAACGGATGTTACTTCATCTCTTGAAAGACCTTTTTCTTTCGCCCATATTTCTTTAGCAACTATAGCAAACATCTCCATAGGTGATTTTGCTGAAGAAGGGACCTCTAGCATATCTGCATAATTTTGTTCTATAAACTTAATCCACGATGGGCAACATGAAGTTAAGATTGGAAGTTTAACACTCTCATCCCCAGCTAAATGTCTTTCTAATCTGTCTTGAAGCTCTGCCGCTTCTTCCATTATAGTTAAATCAGCACCCCAAGCAGTATCAAATACATAATTCACACCTAATTTTCTAAGACCTGCTGCTATTTTCTTTTCTACATTGTCTCCTGGTTCAAATCCAAAAGCCTCACCTATAGCAACTCTAACAGCTGGTGCCATTTGAGTTATTACTACTTTATTAGGTGTAGCTAAATCTCTAAGAAATAAAAGTGTATTATCACCAACACTTATAGCATCAACAGGACATGCAGATACACATGCACCACAGTGAGTACATCTATTATAATCTATTACATGTCTCTTCTTTAATTCTCCATCTATGCAGTCAACTGGACATGCTCTTTTACATGCTCCGCAACCAATACATTTACTTGTAATATTTAACTTAACCAAATGACTGCATTGTGATGTATAACATTTCTTTTCTTCTATGTGTTCTTCAATTTCATCATAAAATTTATCAATTATTTCTTCCATTATATTATGTTTTTGATTCATTTTGCTTTTTACTGTTACTGCAAGATTTCTTAAAATATAGATCTCACGCATATCAGATACGCCTTTACTAATTCTATCTAAAATATTAAACATTTCAGTTATGTCTTCTTTAACTATTTCATAATTCTTGTAAGAGCCATCTTTTATTTTTGCAAGAAGATATTGAATATAAAATTTTTCAAATTGAATTATACA harbors:
- a CDS encoding [FeFe] hydrogenase, group A produces the protein MEDKKTAFIQSSLGSVFTVFSDDELKELSGGRKIAICGKVNNPGIIEVSEGATLNDIIELCGGLINKSSFKAAQIGLPFGGFLTEESLDEEFDFGLFSENIARTIIILSQEDCIIQFEKFYIQYLLAKIKDGSYKNYEIVKEDITEMFNILDRISKGVSDMREIYILRNLAVTVKSKMNQKHNIMEEIIDKFYDEIEEHIEEKKCYTSQCSHLVKLNITSKCIGCGACKRACPVDCIDGELKKRHVIDYNRCTHCGACVSACPVDAISVGDNTLLFLRDLATPNKVVITQMAPAVRVAIGEAFGFEPGDNVEKKIAAGLRKLGVNYVFDTAWGADLTIMEEAAELQDRLERHLAGDESVKLPILTSCCPSWIKFIEQNYADMLEVPSSAKSPMEMFAIVAKEIWAKEKGLSRDEVTSVAIMPCIAKKYEASRPEFSVDMNYDVDYVITTRELIKIFENSGIDLKNLEDEEIDTVMGEYTGAGIIFGRTGGVIEAATRTALENITKKRIDNIEFEQLRGWDGFRICELEVDDIKLRIGVAHGLKEAAKMLDKIRSGEEFFHAIEIMACIGGCIGGGGQPKIRKNKQEVLEKRAEGLNNIDRSKTLRRSNENPEVIAIYEKYLDHPLSNKAHELLHTRYFPRIKKSND